A window of the Rubeoparvulum massiliense genome harbors these coding sequences:
- a CDS encoding YwhD family protein: MDANNSGKKRTAFTILPGQQPGQQKGHATAFRGVLNLNSLAPVIIDGEEIYVDLGAMHAKSQVEKRVKWVAQEEVPNGKEYWIIWVSISTEGEHPSYHGITASWMLIDHEARRGYKNLAEHVNRMDKALKGQFLLDELRPQEKQLLARFLQEHNQTYWENSPEQLKSLLS; the protein is encoded by the coding sequence ATGGACGCGAATAATAGTGGAAAGAAGCGGACTGCCTTTACAATTCTGCCAGGGCAGCAACCAGGGCAACAAAAGGGGCATGCCACAGCCTTTCGTGGCGTATTAAACCTTAATTCTCTCGCTCCTGTGATCATCGATGGAGAGGAGATCTATGTCGATTTAGGAGCGATGCATGCGAAGAGTCAAGTAGAAAAACGTGTGAAGTGGGTAGCGCAAGAGGAGGTCCCCAATGGAAAAGAGTATTGGATTATCTGGGTTTCCATCAGTACCGAGGGGGAGCATCCCTCTTATCACGGAATAACAGCCTCTTGGATGCTCATCGATCATGAGGCGCGCCGCGGTTATAAGAACCTCGCTGAGCATGTGAATCGCATGGATAAAGCCTTAAAGGGTCAGTTCCTCTTGGATGAATTACGTCCGCAAGAGAAGCAGTTGCTGGCTCGTTTTCTTCAAGAGCATAATCAGACCTACTGGGAAAATTCACCGGAACAACTAAAATCACTGCTATCTTAA
- a CDS encoding NAD(P)-dependent oxidoreductase has product MPHQDKVIGFIGTGVMGSSMVRRLLAAHYQVIIYNRTKEKAEALINEGAIWGKSPMGVAQQAQVIITMVGYPYDVEEVYFGPHGIIANAHTGSLLVDMTTSTPTLAKKISEEALKYHLQAVDAPVSGGDIGAKNGTLSIMIGGSQEAVAEIQPIFSVLGNNIVYQGEAGSGQHTKMCNQIAIASNMIGVMEAIVYARKAGLDPEKVLESISSGAAGSWSLSNLIPRVLKEDYSPGFFIKHFIKDMGIALEEAEKMDLQLPGLQLAKSMYDQLAEAGEENSGTQALIKYWNNN; this is encoded by the coding sequence ATGCCTCATCAGGATAAGGTGATTGGATTCATCGGAACAGGTGTTATGGGAAGTAGCATGGTACGTCGCTTACTGGCTGCTCATTATCAAGTGATTATCTACAATCGTACAAAAGAGAAAGCAGAAGCACTCATTAATGAAGGGGCTATCTGGGGGAAGTCCCCTATGGGGGTTGCCCAACAAGCGCAAGTGATCATCACCATGGTGGGGTATCCTTATGATGTAGAGGAAGTGTACTTTGGACCTCATGGAATTATAGCCAATGCTCACACAGGTAGCCTCTTGGTGGACATGACTACATCCACACCAACCCTTGCTAAGAAAATTTCAGAGGAGGCTTTGAAGTATCACCTTCAAGCTGTGGATGCTCCTGTTTCTGGAGGAGATATTGGTGCCAAGAATGGGACCCTCTCCATTATGATTGGTGGTAGCCAAGAGGCAGTAGCAGAGATTCAGCCGATTTTTTCAGTATTAGGGAACAACATCGTCTACCAAGGAGAAGCCGGTTCTGGTCAGCATACGAAAATGTGTAATCAGATCGCCATCGCTTCCAACATGATCGGTGTCATGGAGGCCATTGTTTATGCAAGAAAGGCTGGATTAGATCCTGAGAAGGTGCTGGAATCCATCAGTTCTGGAGCAGCAGGTAGCTGGTCTCTCTCCAATCTCATCCCTCGTGTACTCAAAGAGGATTATTCTCCTGGTTTCTTTATTAAACATTTTATTAAGGATATGGGAATCGCCTTAGAAGAAGCAGAAAAGATGGATTTACAATTACCTGGCTTACAATTGGCAAAATCCATGTATGACCAATTAGCTGAGGCAGGAGAAGAAAATAGTGGTACACAAGCGTTAATTAAATATTGGAATAACAACTAA
- a CDS encoding RluA family pseudouridine synthase, with product MLQKKGKWLQYEIEPTWEGIEVERILMEKMLISHRQIQKLTRMRGIVVNRRIAHLKMKLKAGDMLRVELFGREEYGVIPEEIPLDILYEDDDILVVNKAAGLSVHPNKPNQLHTLANGIAYYYQQQGIAAKVRHIHRLDKDTSGTLLLAKHAYAQAILDKDLRERKIHRQYYAVVHGRMEEEHGTYCFPIARDPRHGTRRMVSPNGETAITHYHCLATNGEYSLVECKLETGRTHQIRVHFRHAGHPLVGDGLYGGDPTLFPRQALHAFTIQFQHPMDGRQMQIDAPIPSDLQRLFVRLGLKE from the coding sequence TTGCTGCAGAAAAAGGGAAAATGGCTACAGTATGAGATTGAACCCACCTGGGAAGGCATTGAGGTGGAGCGAATATTGATGGAAAAAATGCTCATCTCCCATCGCCAAATTCAGAAATTAACGCGGATGCGAGGCATTGTTGTCAACCGGCGGATCGCTCATCTTAAGATGAAGCTCAAAGCAGGTGACATGCTTCGAGTGGAGCTCTTTGGACGTGAAGAGTATGGGGTGATTCCGGAAGAGATACCCTTGGATATCCTTTATGAGGATGATGATATTCTCGTGGTTAATAAGGCAGCAGGGCTTTCCGTCCACCCGAATAAGCCCAATCAGCTTCATACATTAGCCAATGGAATTGCCTACTATTATCAGCAGCAAGGCATTGCTGCGAAGGTTCGCCATATTCATCGTCTCGATAAGGATACCAGTGGTACGCTACTCCTTGCGAAGCATGCTTATGCCCAGGCGATCCTTGATAAGGATCTACGTGAGCGGAAGATACATCGTCAATATTACGCTGTGGTCCATGGGAGAATGGAGGAGGAGCACGGAACCTATTGCTTTCCCATTGCCCGTGATCCGCGTCATGGGACAAGGCGGATGGTCAGCCCCAATGGTGAGACAGCCATTACTCATTATCATTGCCTTGCTACCAATGGCGAATATTCCTTAGTAGAGTGTAAACTGGAGACAGGAAGAACACATCAGATTCGCGTTCATTTTCGTCATGCAGGTCACCCATTAGTTGGGGACGGCTTATATGGTGGAGATCCTACTCTATTTCCAAGACAAGCTCTGCATGCCTTCACCATTCAATTTCAACACCCTATGGATGGACGGCAGATGCAGATCGACGCTCCCATACCATCTGATCTTCAACGATTATTTGTTCGTTTAGGCCTGAAGGAATAG
- the nikR gene encoding nickel-responsive transcriptional regulator NikR has protein sequence MKEKEKETNLKRFGVSMDEKLLSNFDQLIKRQGYENRSEAVRDLVRQALVKQTWEEDEQMVAGSILLFYDHHQSDIMEELTTVQHEMHDTILATTHFHLNHHNCLELIVVKGKAGSLRAFSEQIISLKGVKYGKFTVAPLEDV, from the coding sequence ATGAAGGAGAAAGAGAAGGAGACCAATCTAAAACGCTTTGGCGTCTCCATGGATGAGAAGCTCTTAAGTAATTTTGATCAATTAATTAAGCGTCAGGGATATGAGAATCGTTCTGAAGCAGTGCGTGATCTGGTTCGTCAAGCCTTGGTCAAGCAGACATGGGAAGAGGATGAACAGATGGTAGCAGGTAGTATCCTGCTCTTCTATGATCACCATCAATCCGATATTATGGAGGAGCTAACTACAGTTCAACATGAGATGCATGATACGATTCTTGCCACCACTCATTTTCATCTCAATCATCACAATTGCCTTGAACTCATTGTAGTCAAGGGAAAGGCAGGTAGCCTACGGGCTTTCAGTGAACAGATTATAAGTCTTAAAGGGGTTAAATATGGGAAGTTTACTGTCGCTCCCCTTGAAGATGTCTAA
- a CDS encoding HD domain-containing protein, producing the protein MNRPYKLFRDPVHGFIRVDRDFLAIIDTYAFQRLRRLSQLGTSYITYHGGEHTRFGHSLGVFHLFNKLADHFAEIGQPFNDEEILAGCCAALLHDIGHGPLSHTLEGLLGEYGRHEQWSMRIIQEDPELSGALRQFDPQLPEQVSAILAGTSSMKRVEMLISGQIDADRMDYLMRDSLFTGAMYGRFDYERLIEMLSFHHDELVVARKGLSTAEAYLMARYNMYWQVYLHRTTRGLECMLKSIWKRAQHLYREGQLREHQDVSSRFIPFLTGNVTVNEYLALDDTDIYVALKDFTNHSDPILADMADRILHRRLLKPVQLPSDYNPTATLEVNRLIHQYGYDPEYYLLFDQSSNIAYDYYIAGEEGGWKHNTIFTTNQYGEIVEISRQSDTIRAISHPRGGTTLFVPEECRQAVHTIYYGNQREGG; encoded by the coding sequence ATGAATCGGCCTTATAAGCTCTTTCGCGATCCAGTACACGGCTTTATCCGTGTAGATCGAGACTTTTTAGCCATCATTGATACGTATGCTTTTCAACGGTTACGTCGCCTTTCCCAGCTTGGAACTTCTTATATTACATACCATGGTGGGGAACATACGCGTTTTGGTCATTCGTTGGGAGTATTTCATCTCTTTAATAAGCTAGCGGATCACTTCGCTGAGATTGGGCAGCCATTCAATGATGAAGAGATCCTTGCTGGATGTTGTGCAGCCTTGCTGCATGATATCGGACATGGACCGCTTTCCCATACCCTAGAAGGACTCCTTGGTGAGTATGGTCGCCATGAGCAGTGGTCCATGCGGATCATTCAAGAGGATCCCGAATTAAGTGGAGCATTACGTCAATTTGATCCCCAACTACCAGAGCAGGTCTCCGCCATCCTAGCAGGCACATCCTCGATGAAGCGTGTGGAGATGTTAATCTCAGGTCAAATTGATGCGGATCGGATGGATTACTTAATGCGTGATTCTCTCTTTACGGGAGCCATGTATGGACGATTTGATTATGAGCGGCTCATTGAGATGCTGAGCTTTCATCATGACGAGTTGGTCGTAGCTCGGAAAGGGCTATCCACTGCAGAGGCTTATTTAATGGCTCGTTATAATATGTACTGGCAGGTCTACCTACACCGAACTACGCGTGGCCTTGAATGCATGTTGAAATCGATCTGGAAGCGGGCCCAACACCTTTATCGAGAAGGGCAGCTTCGCGAGCATCAGGATGTTTCTTCACGGTTTATCCCATTTTTAACGGGGAATGTAACAGTGAATGAGTACCTCGCCTTAGATGATACGGATATCTATGTGGCATTAAAGGATTTTACGAACCATTCAGATCCCATTTTAGCCGATATGGCTGATCGTATACTTCACCGCCGTTTATTGAAGCCAGTTCAGCTACCTTCCGATTATAATCCTACGGCCACATTGGAAGTGAACAGGCTGATTCATCAATATGGTTATGATCCAGAATACTATCTGCTCTTTGACCAGTCTAGTAATATTGCCTATGACTATTATATTGCTGGAGAGGAGGGGGGATGGAAGCATAACACCATCTTCACCACCAATCAGTATGGAGAGATCGTAGAAATCTCTCGTCAATCGGATACCATCCGTGCGATCTCCCATCCACGGGGAGGTACCACCTTATTTGTCCCAGAGGAGTGCCGACAAGCAGTACATACGATTTACTATGGCAACCAACGCGAAGGGGGATGA
- the speB gene encoding agmatinase, protein MRFDEAYSGKTFIGSHPNYDEAQAVIYGMPMDFTVSFRPGSRFGPSRIREVSIGLEEYSPYLDRELTAIKYFDAGDIPLPFGNPGRSLELIGQYVGQLLNAGKFPLGLGGEHLCSWPIIRAMAQRNPDLAVLHFDAHTDLRENYEGEVLSHATPIRRAVELLGGSNVFSFGIRSGMKEEFQFAEKTGMFLAKFDVLEPLKAVLPQLKGRPVYVTIDIDVLDPAYAPGTGTAEAGGISSKEMLASLVAIATSEVQVVGADLVEVAPIYDPTEQTQILAAKLVREMLLGFIK, encoded by the coding sequence ATGCGATTTGATGAAGCCTATTCAGGCAAAACCTTTATTGGTTCCCATCCCAATTATGATGAAGCACAGGCGGTTATTTATGGGATGCCCATGGATTTTACTGTGAGTTTCCGTCCTGGTTCCCGTTTTGGACCATCGCGAATCCGTGAAGTCTCCATTGGTCTAGAAGAATATAGCCCTTATCTAGATCGGGAGCTGACTGCCATCAAATATTTTGATGCAGGGGATATTCCTTTACCATTTGGTAATCCGGGACGTAGCCTTGAATTAATTGGCCAATATGTAGGTCAACTCCTCAATGCAGGAAAATTTCCTCTAGGCCTAGGTGGGGAACATCTTTGCTCTTGGCCCATCATCCGTGCCATGGCGCAGCGTAATCCAGATCTAGCTGTCCTTCATTTTGATGCCCATACCGATTTACGGGAGAACTATGAGGGGGAGGTACTCTCCCATGCTACGCCGATTCGTCGGGCAGTTGAGCTCTTAGGGGGTTCCAATGTATTCTCCTTTGGAATTCGCTCAGGAATGAAAGAGGAGTTTCAGTTTGCTGAGAAGACAGGGATGTTTCTTGCCAAATTTGATGTGCTCGAGCCCCTGAAAGCGGTGCTTCCTCAGCTGAAAGGCCGCCCGGTCTATGTTACCATTGATATTGATGTGTTGGATCCAGCCTATGCACCAGGGACAGGAACAGCAGAGGCAGGCGGGATCTCCTCTAAGGAGATGTTGGCTAGTCTTGTGGCCATCGCCACTTCGGAAGTTCAAGTCGTAGGGGCCGATTTAGTGGAGGTTGCTCCCATCTATGATCCCACAGAGCAGACACAGATCCTTGCAGCTAAGCTTGTGCGTGAGATGCTCCTTGGTTTTATCAAATAA
- a CDS encoding transglycosylase domain-containing protein yields MQPDKPLLMSRWFQLLKRGLHFTAILSLILFILFSILLVYLRIKPLPPVHIAQTTLLYDQHGEIFERLHGGVNRMYVSYAQIPQDLINATIAVEDRSFFQHFGFDIKRTLRAAYIDLKEMRFQQGASTISQQLARNLYLSFEKTWTRKLKEALIALQIELHWSKEEILEAYLNQIYYGHGAYGVKVAAQIYFNKDVTELSLGEAAMLAGIPKGPSYYSPLTNYTTAKKRQHLVLQSMVEADYITEEAARAAYAAPLHLQRLVRGEQDVAPYFRDAVLQEAQERFNLTKEELQHGGLRIYTTLDPELQHAAEKAVATSLPKEGEIQAAFVALDPRSGRIHALVGGREYEKSSFNRITQAQRHPGSTMKPILYLTALEEGFTPITRIESKPTKFRFDGDKIYEPINFDHHYLLRPITMQEAIRTSDNIYAVTTHLAIGQEKLVQMAERMGITTTLQPYPSLALGAQGITPLELSTAYGVIANDGKLVPPHFIQRIEKADGKLLGAPSYKEEKVAHSIHTFLLSQMMMSIFQEGGTGHRVQRDLPYPVPAKTGTTSMDAWMVGFTPDLVSTVWLGYDRERKLNQAETVPAAQIWARFMGYYMSSRPVQAFTIPVGVERLTIDPINGKRVDASCERGELLYVQRGTVPRYEWSDCSPLGEKGPTPTPSIPKKKSPSFWQRIFPW; encoded by the coding sequence GTGCAGCCAGATAAACCCTTGTTAATGAGTCGTTGGTTCCAACTTTTGAAGCGTGGACTTCATTTTACCGCGATATTGAGTCTCATCCTCTTTATTCTGTTCTCCATCCTACTCGTTTATTTACGCATTAAACCACTACCTCCTGTACACATTGCTCAAACCACTTTACTCTACGATCAACATGGTGAAATTTTTGAAAGGCTACACGGTGGCGTGAATCGCATGTATGTCTCCTATGCTCAAATCCCTCAGGACCTGATCAATGCCACCATTGCGGTGGAAGATCGGAGTTTCTTTCAACATTTTGGTTTTGATATCAAACGAACGCTTCGAGCAGCCTACATCGATCTGAAGGAGATGCGTTTTCAGCAAGGAGCTAGCACCATTAGTCAACAGTTAGCACGTAACCTTTATTTATCCTTCGAGAAAACCTGGACAAGAAAATTGAAGGAAGCCTTGATCGCTCTACAGATTGAGTTACATTGGAGTAAAGAAGAAATCTTGGAAGCATACCTTAATCAGATCTATTACGGACATGGCGCCTATGGCGTCAAGGTAGCTGCCCAAATCTATTTCAATAAGGATGTAACAGAGCTTTCGCTAGGAGAGGCGGCTATGCTAGCAGGAATACCCAAGGGACCTAGTTACTACTCACCTCTCACAAACTATACTACTGCCAAGAAGCGGCAACACCTCGTCCTGCAATCCATGGTGGAGGCAGACTACATCACAGAAGAGGCAGCTCGTGCTGCCTATGCCGCCCCCCTACACTTACAAAGACTTGTTCGTGGAGAACAAGATGTGGCACCTTATTTTCGTGATGCTGTTCTCCAAGAGGCACAAGAGCGATTTAACCTCACCAAGGAAGAATTACAGCATGGTGGCTTGCGGATCTATACCACCCTCGATCCTGAACTACAGCATGCTGCTGAAAAGGCAGTTGCTACTTCCTTGCCGAAGGAGGGAGAGATCCAGGCTGCTTTCGTTGCCCTCGATCCTCGCTCTGGTCGAATACATGCCCTAGTAGGGGGACGGGAGTATGAAAAATCCTCCTTCAATCGTATTACACAGGCTCAACGTCATCCTGGTTCTACCATGAAGCCGATTCTTTACTTAACTGCATTAGAAGAGGGCTTCACTCCCATTACACGAATCGAGAGTAAACCAACGAAGTTCCGCTTTGATGGGGATAAGATCTATGAACCCATCAATTTTGACCATCATTATCTACTTCGTCCCATCACGATGCAGGAGGCGATTCGTACATCAGACAATATCTATGCGGTTACCACTCATCTCGCCATTGGCCAAGAGAAGCTGGTTCAGATGGCAGAACGGATGGGAATCACCACGACGCTGCAGCCCTACCCCTCTTTAGCTCTGGGTGCCCAAGGCATCACCCCCTTGGAGCTATCCACCGCCTATGGGGTGATCGCCAATGACGGAAAGCTTGTGCCACCCCACTTCATTCAGCGGATTGAGAAAGCGGATGGTAAACTCCTTGGAGCTCCCTCCTATAAGGAGGAAAAGGTGGCTCATTCCATCCATACCTTCCTACTATCTCAGATGATGATGTCCATCTTTCAGGAGGGAGGGACAGGACATCGGGTACAACGTGACCTTCCCTATCCAGTACCAGCGAAAACAGGGACAACCAGTATGGATGCCTGGATGGTTGGCTTCACTCCTGATTTAGTAAGCACGGTCTGGCTAGGATATGATCGTGAGCGTAAGCTGAATCAAGCAGAAACTGTGCCTGCGGCGCAAATCTGGGCACGCTTTATGGGGTACTACATGAGCTCTCGCCCCGTACAAGCTTTTACCATCCCCGTTGGTGTGGAACGACTCACCATTGATCCCATAAACGGAAAACGGGTTGATGCCTCCTGTGAGCGAGGAGAACTCCTCTATGTCCAGCGTGGAACTGTTCCCCGTTACGAATGGAGCGACTGTTCACCACTAGGAGAAAAGGGTCCCACACCTACGCCGAGCATCCCGAAGAAAAAATCACCCTCGTTTTGGCAACGGATTTTTCCTTGGTAA
- a CDS encoding DUF1934 domain-containing protein translates to MLSIPVNVKVVTTIQQDQEKETIEEESVGKLYGEEERYFLRYSMNEGQESEVQTTLKLEPNQLTIIRQGSVTMRHSFILGEVGRSWYTTPYGRMEMTTMTTQLEYDGKAGSQASHLLQSLLITYQLWLAGQEAGQFRIAIQVLSQPSSRLM, encoded by the coding sequence TTGTTATCCATTCCTGTAAATGTGAAGGTTGTTACCACCATCCAGCAGGATCAAGAGAAAGAGACCATTGAAGAAGAGAGCGTAGGGAAGCTATACGGTGAAGAGGAGCGTTATTTCCTTCGCTATTCCATGAATGAAGGGCAAGAGAGCGAGGTGCAGACCACGCTGAAGCTAGAACCTAATCAGCTGACCATCATACGTCAAGGTAGTGTCACCATGCGCCATTCCTTTATTCTCGGTGAGGTAGGAAGAAGCTGGTATACTACGCCATATGGGCGGATGGAAATGACAACGATGACGACCCAACTCGAGTATGATGGAAAGGCAGGATCGCAAGCTTCTCATCTCCTGCAATCCTTACTTATCACCTACCAACTCTGGCTTGCTGGTCAGGAGGCAGGACAGTTTCGTATTGCAATTCAAGTTCTATCACAGCCATCTTCTCGTCTCATGTGA
- the speE gene encoding polyamine aminopropyltransferase, protein MELWFTEKQTQSFGITAKIKRTLHTERTPYQKLDMLETEEFGNMLLLDGMVMTTERDEFVYHEMVAHPALNTHPNPEEVLVVGGGDGGVVREILKHDKVKHVTLVDIDGKVIEYSKQYLPSIAGKLEDPRVTVLVDDGFMYIAKAKQQFDVIMVDSTEPVGPAVHLFEKGFYQGIYEALKPEGIFVAQTDNPWFKADLIRKVQQDVREIFPITRLYVANIPTYPSGLWTFTMGSKTYDPLQVQKDEIPAIETKYYTPELHFAAFALPKFVLDLVK, encoded by the coding sequence ATGGAGTTATGGTTTACCGAAAAGCAGACTCAAAGCTTTGGCATTACAGCAAAAATTAAACGTACGCTACATACAGAGCGAACTCCCTATCAAAAGTTAGACATGCTGGAGACAGAAGAGTTTGGGAACATGCTTCTGCTAGATGGCATGGTCATGACCACAGAACGGGATGAATTTGTTTATCATGAGATGGTGGCACATCCAGCCTTAAATACTCACCCTAATCCAGAGGAAGTCTTAGTTGTGGGTGGCGGCGATGGTGGTGTGGTTCGGGAAATTCTCAAACACGATAAGGTGAAGCATGTTACCTTAGTGGATATTGATGGTAAGGTGATTGAGTATTCCAAGCAATACTTACCTAGTATCGCAGGTAAATTGGAAGACCCTCGCGTAACTGTGCTGGTTGATGATGGCTTTATGTATATTGCTAAGGCGAAGCAACAGTTTGATGTGATTATGGTGGACTCCACAGAGCCTGTTGGTCCAGCCGTTCACCTCTTTGAGAAAGGCTTCTATCAAGGAATCTATGAGGCTTTAAAACCAGAGGGGATCTTCGTTGCACAAACCGATAATCCCTGGTTTAAAGCAGACTTAATCCGTAAGGTACAACAGGATGTACGGGAGATTTTCCCTATCACTCGGCTCTATGTCGCCAATATTCCTACCTATCCTAGCGGTCTTTGGACCTTTACCATGGGCTCCAAAACATATGATCCATTACAAGTGCAGAAGGATGAAATTCCTGCGATTGAGACCAAATACTACACACCAGAACTTCACTTTGCAGCCTTTGCATTGCCTAAATTTGTTTTAGACCTTGTGAAGTAG
- a CDS encoding DNA adenine methylase, protein MVLTRNHMIQPFLKWAGGKRQLLSEIRKYIPMDFSTYYEPFIGAGAVLFDLQPQCAIISDVNADLIQAYEVIRDDVDALIEDLQKHQNTQEYFYQIRNLDRSPQFQQLTPVEKASRLIYLNKTCFNGLFRVNRHGHFNVPYGRYKNPNIVNDQVLRAVHHYLNENQIHIQNTDFAETVVHAKKGDFIYLDPPYDPISSTASFTAYSIVGFGKEEQVRLRDLYRDLDRRGCKVLLSNSATDFIKDLYKEYHIEIVGAARTINAVATRRGKIEEVLVMNYDPRHAD, encoded by the coding sequence ATGGTCTTGACTAGAAATCATATGATTCAACCTTTTCTCAAATGGGCGGGAGGAAAACGCCAATTACTAAGTGAAATCAGAAAATATATTCCAATGGACTTTTCAACATACTATGAACCATTCATCGGGGCGGGTGCTGTTTTATTCGATCTACAACCACAATGCGCGATCATTAGTGATGTGAATGCTGATCTGATTCAAGCCTATGAGGTCATTCGGGATGATGTAGATGCTTTAATCGAAGACTTGCAAAAGCATCAAAATACTCAAGAATACTTCTACCAAATTCGCAATCTCGATCGAAGTCCCCAGTTCCAACAGCTTACACCTGTGGAGAAGGCTTCCCGTTTAATATATTTGAATAAAACCTGCTTCAATGGTCTCTTTCGTGTCAATCGACATGGGCATTTTAACGTACCATATGGCCGTTATAAAAATCCCAATATCGTCAATGATCAGGTGCTTCGAGCTGTGCATCACTATCTGAATGAAAATCAGATCCATATCCAAAACACAGATTTTGCTGAAACGGTTGTGCATGCAAAAAAGGGAGACTTTATCTATTTAGACCCTCCCTATGATCCCATCAGTAGTACCGCCTCTTTTACAGCCTACAGTATAGTTGGCTTTGGCAAAGAGGAACAGGTACGTTTGCGCGATTTATACCGAGATTTAGACCGCAGGGGATGCAAGGTGCTCCTAAGCAACTCAGCGACAGACTTTATTAAGGATCTCTACAAGGAGTATCACATTGAAATCGTGGGTGCAGCACGGACAATTAATGCTGTAGCAACGCGGCGAGGTAAAATTGAAGAGGTACTGGTGATGAACTACGATCCTCGTCATGCTGACTAA
- a CDS encoding S1C family serine protease has translation MRWQRQVPIVLLLAIVFAGGYLLAQFTQGEVGASQSDQVNHNTTTNLEVPYNPNSISTIVKEHGDAVVRISTTFTREASNPFSNDPFFNQLFGDNNPFQLEEKGNGLGTGLIISKDGYILTNNHVIENADVIEVTINGYEEPLKAKLIGCDQELDLAVLKVSTKKDLPFLTLGDSNQTQVGEWVIAIGNPYGLDHTVTVGVISAKERPLTIDGHTLKGVLQTDASINPGNSGGPLLNMHGEVIGINTAINASAQGIGFAIPSSQVKEVLNDLIEKGKVVRPWLGVNIQSINADLQEYFKLDSTDGAIIAGVATGSPAEKAGLQRGDVILELNNEKVKSADQFVDMVKELKVGDKAILLITRNGQSQYVTVKIGEKTDPVN, from the coding sequence ATGCGATGGCAAAGACAGGTCCCCATTGTACTTTTGCTTGCCATTGTATTTGCTGGTGGTTACCTACTTGCCCAATTCACGCAAGGGGAAGTGGGAGCCTCCCAATCAGATCAAGTCAATCATAATACCACCACCAATCTTGAGGTACCCTACAATCCCAACTCTATCTCCACCATTGTGAAGGAGCATGGGGATGCTGTGGTTCGTATCTCCACAACATTTACAAGAGAAGCAAGTAATCCCTTCAGTAATGACCCCTTCTTTAATCAGCTCTTTGGTGATAATAATCCCTTCCAGCTAGAAGAGAAAGGCAATGGCCTGGGAACAGGTTTGATTATCTCCAAGGATGGTTATATTCTTACCAATAACCATGTGATTGAAAATGCCGATGTGATTGAAGTAACCATTAATGGTTATGAGGAACCCCTCAAGGCAAAATTAATTGGTTGTGATCAAGAACTGGATCTCGCTGTATTAAAGGTAAGTACCAAGAAGGATCTTCCCTTCCTTACCTTAGGAGACTCCAATCAAACCCAAGTCGGTGAGTGGGTGATCGCTATTGGAAACCCCTATGGCCTAGACCATACAGTGACTGTAGGGGTGATCAGTGCCAAGGAACGACCCTTAACCATCGATGGGCACACCCTCAAAGGTGTATTACAAACAGATGCATCCATCAATCCTGGTAATAGTGGTGGCCCACTTTTAAATATGCATGGTGAGGTCATTGGCATTAATACAGCAATTAATGCTAGTGCACAGGGAATTGGCTTTGCCATTCCTAGCTCACAGGTCAAAGAGGTGCTAAATGACTTAATCGAAAAAGGAAAAGTCGTACGCCCTTGGCTCGGTGTTAACATCCAAAGCATCAATGCTGACTTACAAGAGTACTTCAAGCTAGATTCTACTGATGGTGCCATTATTGCAGGTGTCGCTACAGGAAGCCCTGCTGAAAAAGCAGGGCTACAACGGGGCGATGTCATCCTTGAGCTGAATAATGAGAAGGTAAAAAGTGCAGATCAATTCGTCGACATGGTAAAAGAGTTGAAGGTGGGAGATAAGGCGATCCTACTGATTACTCGTAATGGACAATCCCAATACGTGACGGTGAAGATTGGAGAAAAAACAGACCCTGTCAACTAA